A region from the Cellvibrio sp. PSBB006 genome encodes:
- a CDS encoding methyl-accepting chemotaxis protein has product MKNVSGIKISHKISSLMIGLIVGFVLMGVAYYAQISVDIKQERTRQQFQQAEQSLDLARQAHTTLKTQLLTMMQSGEVQGSQDLLTAAERVQHAQEALGKINFQFYSSAAQERIETANQVFAETVEQTIPALVQTEAAESDVNMPLPEVAGQLRNLLQNHPSAMNIVLQTELHYSEFLRTRDGRYAAAFQAAVADLRDTIGQLDMSATAAQRALNLTDNYATGFEAMIERRATAAEREQMVEDASLGVIGALETYRTSMGENLQRRIDAAEGERTVAQWMFAIVLFMTAIGTTLGLFLIYRSIVLPLWHMQSIIAQQNRGNDKARVNITANDELGNLGRAFNRLLDERIQVLAEKFQENETLNNSIIGLIRALGLIARKDLSIKVPVSADVTGTVSDAVNLLTSETARTLHQVRAASEKINAISDQLQAQSGAVMVVAEDERTQVAETVAALEQSAKTMSDIAKEARVANSIASTAIDSTVKAQSSVTETVEGIQTIRSTISETEKRIKRLGDRSQEITSIVNLINTIAERTHILALNASMHAASAGEAGKGFAVVAEEVQRLAENARGATSEISAMVNNIRVETSDTVNIMNKLITQVAEGTKLAEDSGQRMHETEAATRQLVNHVKSIAVNSVNQANMASRVRDRATQITESTQKTYSELEQQRLQTDELKVHARSLLERVNVFTLPEFRAEAHNTLVSIRQPAVNEEQMEKNIANA; this is encoded by the coding sequence ATGAAAAACGTATCGGGAATTAAAATTTCCCACAAAATCAGCAGCCTGATGATCGGGTTGATCGTTGGCTTCGTGTTGATGGGGGTGGCCTACTACGCGCAGATCAGTGTGGATATCAAGCAGGAGCGAACCCGCCAGCAATTCCAACAGGCGGAACAATCCCTGGATCTTGCCCGTCAAGCGCACACCACACTCAAAACCCAACTGCTGACGATGATGCAAAGCGGTGAGGTGCAGGGGTCGCAGGATTTGCTTACTGCGGCAGAGCGTGTGCAACACGCTCAGGAAGCGTTGGGTAAGATAAATTTCCAGTTCTACTCATCCGCCGCGCAGGAAAGAATTGAAACCGCCAATCAAGTGTTTGCGGAAACGGTTGAGCAGACCATTCCCGCGCTGGTGCAAACGGAAGCCGCTGAGTCAGATGTGAATATGCCCTTGCCTGAAGTGGCCGGTCAGTTGCGCAATCTCCTGCAAAACCATCCGTCAGCCATGAATATAGTGTTGCAAACCGAGTTGCATTATTCGGAGTTTCTGCGGACGCGCGATGGGCGTTATGCCGCTGCCTTTCAGGCCGCCGTGGCGGATCTGCGGGACACCATAGGGCAACTGGATATGTCCGCCACCGCCGCGCAACGCGCGCTTAACCTGACTGACAACTACGCGACGGGTTTTGAGGCCATGATCGAGCGCCGCGCAACGGCTGCCGAGCGTGAACAAATGGTCGAAGATGCCAGTCTCGGTGTCATCGGCGCGCTGGAAACCTATCGCACCAGCATGGGCGAAAATTTGCAACGCCGGATCGATGCGGCGGAGGGTGAACGCACGGTAGCGCAGTGGATGTTCGCCATCGTCCTGTTTATGACAGCGATCGGCACAACGCTTGGGTTGTTTCTGATTTATCGCAGCATCGTGTTGCCGCTGTGGCATATGCAATCGATTATCGCGCAGCAAAACCGCGGTAATGACAAAGCGCGGGTAAACATTACGGCGAACGATGAATTGGGTAATTTGGGTCGCGCGTTTAACCGCCTGCTGGATGAACGTATTCAAGTACTGGCGGAAAAATTCCAGGAAAACGAAACCCTCAACAACTCTATTATCGGCCTGATTCGCGCACTGGGTTTGATTGCTCGAAAAGACCTGTCCATCAAAGTGCCGGTATCGGCAGACGTTACCGGTACTGTCTCTGATGCGGTGAACCTGCTGACATCGGAAACCGCACGGACGCTGCATCAGGTAAGGGCCGCGTCAGAAAAAATTAACGCCATCTCCGATCAGCTGCAGGCGCAATCCGGCGCGGTCATGGTGGTCGCGGAAGATGAGCGTACCCAGGTAGCCGAAACAGTGGCAGCGCTGGAACAATCAGCGAAAACCATGAGTGATATTGCCAAGGAGGCACGTGTTGCCAACAGCATTGCGTCCACGGCGATCGACAGTACAGTGAAAGCACAATCTTCCGTAACGGAAACGGTTGAAGGTATTCAAACTATTCGTAGCACAATTTCTGAAACGGAAAAACGGATCAAGCGCCTCGGCGATCGTTCACAGGAAATTACCAGTATCGTTAACCTGATTAACACCATTGCTGAACGGACACATATTCTGGCGTTGAATGCGAGCATGCACGCCGCTTCTGCCGGTGAGGCCGGTAAAGGTTTTGCGGTGGTAGCGGAAGAGGTTCAGCGGCTGGCGGAAAACGCCCGTGGTGCAACGTCCGAAATTTCGGCGATGGTGAATAACATCCGCGTGGAAACATCAGACACGGTAAATATCATGAACAAATTGATTACGCAGGTGGCAGAGGGTACCAAGCTGGCGGAAGATTCCGGTCAGCGGATGCACGAAACCGAAGCGGCCACACGTCAGTTGGTAAACCACGTGAAATCAATCGCTGTCAATTCGGTAAACCAGGCCAACATGGCCAGCAGGGTGCGTGACCGCGCGACACAAATTACCGAGTCCACGCAAAAAACCTACAGCGAATTGGAGCAGCAGCGTTTGCAGACCGATGAATTGAAAGTACACGCACGCTCGCTGCTTGAGCGGGTTAATGTATTTACCCTGCCGGAGTTCCGCGCGGAAGCGCACAACACACTGGTGTCGATTCGCCAGCCGGCTGTCAATGAAGAGCAGATGGAAAAAAATATAGCTAATGCCTGA
- a CDS encoding response regulator has translation MNNNPLTRDQQDFVELLTQELHAQLDYSLEQTTQIGVDQQMLSDQCASVTHFAEAAELIGLQGLAEACRVMEKNFQALMQQPTGVDAEQSLLIDSWAVYFLDYLQHLGEGDIPSATVLSVLEFLANAAWPQPLNEAQQHKLGAKLVQADMLHTEDPSRKLPTIATMDMLSLHLSDDINQELYEGLMLELPGQVNSFAEQISRFVETLDKQALASAQRIAHTIKGSGNVVGVKGLANFMHFSEDLLEEISRQSSEPSEALKQLLVDMSDTLATMLDSLVEGGSVSELELRVMQQVLDAYHFIYQQDVAGFGGTSATIETLVNTALDEANTDIVTTEPAAELHLVSEPVPQSAGGQHLQEALASQLRIREDIAQDLLRLAGSSAIGTNRLQTQVHGIKQQLTHIGQLHHKLTSLTEELGQLIEVRELFSRRFKNNQDDGLDPLELDRYNELHSFFHQLQEFITDARDAIYQTQGQLRGLEEQTYEQQVTNRESQNLLLEMRMVPAHTMEARFQRCVRQACRLTGKKARLQLLGGDTMIDSRVLHDLVDPLMHLLRNAVDHGIETTMQRQLMGKPEEGLISLQFRSQGQSVLVQVRDDGAGLNHTRIAAKAEALNIAIPAAAQDEQHPEMLERWLNQLIFAPGFSTSDAVSQTSGRGIGLDMVADRIASLKGRITVESLPGEACEFTIRLPMTVIAEHGLLIKSGTHRLVVASRGVEQLLFLEAATLVSNGEGLQYQFNDTLIDVYHIAQLANLPSNVAIDTTDAHALLVVESFPGQHVGVLIESVSASREMVIKPLTALTPVVPGVIGATILGDGDVAPVIDVQQLVLDLLQSGTENSIWRVAQEALRHQPATQRPMALVVDDSLSTRRSLAQFVSDIGMDVCTAKDGFEAVDILQGQLPSVILVDMEMPRMNGLELTAHLRANDATKHIPVIMITSRNTEKHRSLAKAAGVDTYLNKPFSEDELLHCLESSIHA, from the coding sequence ATGAATAATAATCCCTTGACGCGTGATCAGCAGGATTTTGTCGAGCTGCTGACGCAAGAGTTACATGCACAATTGGATTATTCTCTCGAACAGACCACCCAGATCGGTGTGGATCAGCAGATGTTATCCGACCAATGCGCATCGGTCACCCACTTTGCCGAAGCGGCGGAGTTGATTGGCTTGCAAGGATTGGCCGAAGCCTGTCGCGTTATGGAAAAAAATTTCCAGGCGCTGATGCAACAACCGACTGGTGTTGATGCAGAACAAAGTTTGTTGATTGATTCCTGGGCGGTTTATTTTCTCGATTATCTGCAGCACCTGGGTGAAGGCGATATACCTTCTGCCACTGTGCTAAGTGTGCTGGAGTTTCTCGCCAACGCCGCCTGGCCGCAACCCTTGAACGAGGCACAACAGCACAAGCTGGGTGCCAAGCTGGTTCAGGCGGATATGCTGCATACCGAAGATCCCTCACGCAAATTACCCACCATCGCCACCATGGACATGTTGTCGCTGCATCTGAGCGACGACATCAACCAGGAATTATATGAGGGTTTGATGCTGGAATTGCCCGGCCAGGTCAACAGCTTTGCCGAGCAGATCAGCCGCTTTGTTGAAACTCTGGATAAGCAGGCGTTGGCCAGCGCGCAACGCATTGCGCATACCATCAAGGGTTCCGGCAATGTGGTAGGCGTAAAAGGGTTGGCGAATTTCATGCATTTCAGTGAGGACTTGCTTGAAGAAATTTCCCGTCAATCAAGTGAGCCCAGTGAAGCCCTCAAGCAACTGCTGGTTGATATGTCCGATACGCTGGCCACTATGCTCGATAGCCTGGTGGAAGGTGGCAGTGTTAGCGAATTGGAATTACGCGTGATGCAGCAAGTCCTCGATGCGTACCATTTTATTTATCAGCAGGATGTTGCCGGTTTTGGTGGAACGAGTGCGACTATCGAAACGCTTGTGAACACAGCACTTGATGAAGCAAATACTGACATAGTGACAACTGAACCAGCCGCTGAGCTTCATCTGGTCAGCGAGCCTGTGCCACAGAGCGCGGGTGGGCAACATCTTCAGGAAGCCCTGGCGTCACAACTGCGCATTCGTGAAGATATCGCGCAGGATTTATTGCGCCTCGCCGGTAGCAGCGCTATCGGTACCAACCGTTTGCAAACACAAGTGCACGGTATCAAGCAGCAGTTAACGCATATTGGCCAGTTACATCATAAGCTGACATCGCTCACTGAAGAGCTGGGCCAGTTGATTGAAGTACGCGAATTATTCAGCCGCCGATTTAAAAACAATCAGGATGACGGCCTCGATCCACTGGAGCTGGATCGCTACAACGAACTGCACAGTTTCTTTCACCAGTTGCAGGAATTTATTACCGACGCGCGCGACGCGATTTATCAAACCCAGGGGCAATTGCGCGGCCTGGAAGAGCAAACTTACGAGCAACAGGTCACCAATCGTGAATCACAAAACCTGTTGCTGGAAATGCGGATGGTACCGGCGCACACCATGGAGGCGCGCTTCCAGCGGTGTGTGCGGCAAGCCTGTCGTTTGACCGGGAAAAAAGCACGCCTGCAATTGCTCGGCGGCGATACCATGATTGACAGCCGGGTGCTGCATGATCTGGTCGATCCCTTAATGCATTTATTGCGCAACGCTGTGGATCACGGTATTGAAACCACCATGCAACGCCAGCTGATGGGTAAGCCGGAAGAGGGACTCATCAGTCTGCAATTTCGTTCGCAAGGCCAGTCAGTGCTGGTGCAAGTACGTGACGATGGCGCCGGCTTGAATCACACGCGCATTGCGGCAAAAGCGGAGGCATTAAATATCGCCATTCCCGCCGCCGCTCAGGATGAACAACATCCGGAAATGCTCGAACGCTGGCTGAATCAATTAATCTTTGCGCCGGGTTTTTCAACCAGTGATGCTGTCAGCCAAACCTCCGGGCGCGGTATTGGCCTGGACATGGTGGCGGATCGGATTGCGTCGCTAAAAGGTCGCATCACGGTAGAAAGCCTGCCGGGTGAAGCCTGTGAATTTACCATTCGCCTGCCCATGACGGTGATTGCGGAGCACGGCTTGTTAATTAAAAGCGGTACGCACCGCCTGGTAGTGGCGTCGCGTGGGGTTGAGCAATTGCTGTTTCTGGAGGCGGCAACGCTGGTCTCCAATGGCGAGGGTTTGCAATACCAATTCAACGATACACTTATCGATGTTTATCACATCGCTCAATTAGCGAACCTGCCGAGTAACGTCGCAATCGATACCACCGACGCGCACGCCTTGTTGGTCGTCGAAAGTTTTCCCGGTCAACATGTCGGTGTACTGATTGAAAGCGTCAGCGCCAGTCGCGAGATGGTTATTAAACCGCTGACGGCTCTGACACCGGTAGTGCCCGGTGTTATTGGTGCAACGATTCTGGGTGATGGTGACGTGGCGCCGGTGATTGATGTGCAACAACTGGTGTTGGACCTTTTGCAGTCGGGCACGGAAAATTCTATCTGGCGAGTCGCTCAGGAAGCGCTGCGTCACCAACCGGCAACGCAACGTCCTATGGCGCTGGTGGTGGATGATTCGCTCAGTACCCGGCGCTCCCTGGCGCAATTTGTTAGCGATATCGGCATGGATGTGTGCACCGCAAAAGACGGTTTTGAAGCCGTGGATATTTTGCAGGGCCAGTTGCCCAGCGTCATTCTGGTGGATATGGAAATGCCGCGCATGAATGGACTGGAATTAACGGCGCATCTGCGTGCCAACGATGCCACCAAACATATCCCCGTCATCATGATTACATCACGCAACACTGAAAAGCATCGCAGCCTTGCGAAGGCCGCCGGTGTGGATACCTACTTAAATAAACCTTTTTCGGAAGATGAGTTGCTGCACTGCCTCGAATCTTCCATTCATGCTTAG
- a CDS encoding chemotaxis protein CheW yields the protein MSTTIKDYAGVDSPSLAPPTMAIPERVHFDGGEFGLLLPAADVVTLLSSQTLIAPAETASPLAAQTCGYLEFDQQRYPVFCLNKALQLQSRLETHHRVLVLLRHQQQFFALACSSLNKLDTREYPVYPVPRSMSSRKQPFNSFALIDDAALGLSSAADLLELLQVRGVQIRAQNSRGALQGAG from the coding sequence ATGTCCACCACCATAAAAGATTATGCAGGAGTTGATTCGCCCAGCCTCGCACCACCCACGATGGCAATTCCGGAGCGGGTGCATTTCGATGGCGGTGAGTTCGGCTTGCTATTGCCGGCGGCGGATGTGGTGACACTATTATCCAGCCAGACGCTGATCGCGCCGGCGGAAACGGCATCGCCTTTGGCGGCACAAACTTGTGGTTACCTGGAGTTTGATCAGCAGCGTTATCCGGTGTTTTGTCTCAACAAAGCGTTACAACTGCAAAGCCGTTTGGAAACACATCATCGGGTGCTGGTGTTGTTGCGTCATCAGCAACAATTTTTTGCGCTCGCGTGCAGTTCGCTTAATAAACTCGATACGCGGGAATATCCGGTGTATCCGGTGCCGCGTAGTATGAGCAGTCGCAAACAACCGTTTAACAGCTTTGCCTTGATCGATGATGCCGCTTTGGGGCTTAGCTCGGCGGCGGACCTGCTCGAATTGTTGCAAGTGCGCGGCGTACAGATTCGTGCGCAAAACTCACGCGGTGCATTACAAGGGGCTGGCTGA
- the cpdA gene encoding 3',5'-cyclic-AMP phosphodiesterase has translation MSAITVNEQPVRLIQITDTHLGPLTSESLLGLNTDESLEDVLQLITAEQPAFDYLVCTGDIASAGHEVCYRRFIDMIQRYFPVPFAWIPGNHDSAAIMSQLAVPNPPERRLVDLGPWVIVLLDSAVPGQVYGNLEKSELDFLEQALAEHADKHVMVMLHHQPLPVGSAWIDQYVLRNADAFLAIVDRSPQVKTVVWGHVHQDFSRRRKHMKLFATPSTCVQFKPNSDDFAVDTAMPGYRWFDLHPDGRIETGVSRVSGKHYIIDYKSAGY, from the coding sequence ATGTCAGCAATCACTGTGAACGAACAACCCGTGCGTCTGATACAGATCACCGATACTCATCTGGGACCGCTCACCAGTGAATCTCTGCTCGGCTTGAATACGGACGAAAGTCTGGAAGATGTCCTGCAATTGATCACTGCCGAGCAACCCGCCTTCGATTACCTTGTCTGTACCGGCGATATTGCCAGTGCAGGGCACGAGGTATGCTACCGTCGCTTTATCGACATGATCCAACGTTATTTCCCAGTGCCCTTTGCCTGGATTCCCGGTAATCACGACTCCGCCGCTATCATGAGCCAACTCGCCGTGCCCAACCCGCCGGAGCGCCGGCTGGTGGACCTGGGGCCCTGGGTTATTGTGTTGCTGGATTCGGCGGTACCGGGGCAGGTTTACGGTAATCTGGAGAAAAGCGAGCTGGACTTCCTTGAGCAGGCGCTGGCGGAACACGCCGATAAGCATGTGATGGTGATGTTGCACCATCAACCCCTGCCGGTGGGCAGCGCCTGGATTGATCAATACGTGCTGCGCAATGCAGATGCCTTCCTGGCTATTGTGGACCGCAGCCCGCAGGTCAAGACCGTGGTCTGGGGTCATGTGCATCAGGATTTCAGCCGGCGTCGCAAGCACATGAAGCTCTTTGCTACACCATCCACTTGTGTGCAGTTCAAACCTAATAGCGACGATTTTGCTGTGGATACCGCCATGCCCGGTTATCGCTGGTTTGACCTCCACCCCGATGGTCGTATTGAAACCGGCGTCTCGCGCGTGAGCGGCAAGCATTACATCATCGATTACAAGTCTGCCGGTTATTGA
- a CDS encoding YqiA/YcfP family alpha/beta fold hydrolase, with the protein MPDLIYIHGFLSSPLSFKARQTAQWLAEQRSDIRYHCPHLSPYPRATQQVLEALVESLLPSPVGLIGSSLGGFWATWLVEKYDLRALLVNPAVRPWEFMPDYLEVDLPSYHTDDSYRLNAGHIDEIKACDLPVRRHANYWLLAQTGDETLDYTQAVALYEGCKQTVEAGGDHGFQGFERFLNDGITFLFP; encoded by the coding sequence ATGCCTGACCTGATTTATATCCACGGCTTCCTCAGTTCCCCCTTGTCATTTAAGGCTCGCCAGACCGCACAGTGGCTGGCAGAGCAACGCTCCGACATCCGTTATCACTGCCCGCATTTATCGCCATACCCGCGCGCCACCCAGCAGGTGCTGGAGGCCTTGGTAGAATCCCTGCTGCCGTCACCGGTTGGTTTGATCGGCAGTTCGCTCGGTGGTTTTTGGGCAACCTGGCTGGTGGAAAAGTATGATCTGCGCGCGTTGCTGGTGAACCCGGCGGTGCGGCCCTGGGAATTTATGCCGGATTATCTGGAGGTTGACCTGCCGTCTTATCACACGGATGATAGCTACCGCTTGAACGCCGGGCACATCGACGAAATCAAAGCCTGCGATCTTCCTGTTCGACGTCATGCCAATTACTGGCTGCTCGCGCAAACCGGCGACGAAACCCTCGACTACACACAAGCCGTCGCCCTCTATGAAGGTTGCAAACAAACCGTAGAAGCAGGCGGCGATCATGGCTTCCAGGGCTTCGAGCGATTTTTAAACGACGGAATAACATTTTTATTCCCGTAG
- the parE gene encoding DNA topoisomerase IV subunit B — translation MANYSAEDIEVLTGLDPVKKRPGMYTETTRPNHLAQEIIDNSVDEALAGHARSIEVVLHKDQSVTVIDDGRGMPVDIHPEQGKPGVEVILCTLHAGGKFSNKNYQFSGGLHGVGVSVVNALSQKLEVTIKRDGNVYRMGFANGDKATDLEIIDTCPKRQTGTAVRFLPNPIYFDSPKFSVSRMRHVLRAKAVLCPGLKVTFLDEQSGEKDEWFYEDGLKDYLAGATQGWETLPELPFVGDFSGKTEAVNWAVQWLPEGGELIQESYVNLIPTAQGGTHVNGLRTGLLDAMREYCEFRNLIPRGVKLAPEDIWNNCCYVLSFKLADPQFSGQTKERLTSREAAAFVSGIAKDAFALWLNQHTEEGDKLADLCINNAQKRVRSSKKIARKKVTQGPALPGKLADCSSGDPSRSELFLVEGDSAGGSAKQARDREFQAIMPLRGKILNTWEVNSEEILSSQEVHDISVAIGLDPGAEDLTELRYHKICILADADSDGLHIATLLCALFVKHFPALVKNGHVFVAMPPLYRIDIGKDVYYALDESEKKGVLDRLAAENKKGKVNVQRFKGLGEMNPLQLRETTMAVDTRRLVQLTIEDGDETHQMMDMMLAKKRAGDRKNWLEEKGNLAEIAV, via the coding sequence ATGGCTAATTACTCCGCAGAAGATATTGAAGTACTCACGGGGCTCGACCCGGTAAAAAAACGTCCGGGCATGTACACTGAAACCACACGTCCCAATCACCTCGCCCAGGAAATTATCGACAACAGCGTGGACGAAGCCCTCGCCGGCCACGCCAGATCCATTGAGGTTGTCCTGCATAAAGACCAATCCGTCACAGTTATCGACGATGGACGCGGTATGCCGGTGGACATCCACCCGGAACAAGGCAAGCCCGGTGTCGAAGTTATTCTTTGTACGCTTCATGCGGGCGGCAAATTCTCCAACAAAAATTACCAATTTTCCGGCGGTTTGCACGGCGTCGGTGTGTCGGTGGTTAATGCGCTGTCGCAAAAGCTGGAAGTCACCATTAAGCGCGATGGCAATGTCTATCGCATGGGCTTTGCGAACGGCGATAAAGCCACGGATCTCGAAATCATCGACACCTGCCCGAAACGCCAGACCGGCACAGCCGTGCGCTTTTTACCCAACCCGATTTACTTCGATTCACCGAAATTTTCCGTCAGTCGTATGCGCCATGTACTGCGCGCAAAAGCCGTGTTATGTCCCGGTTTGAAGGTCACCTTTCTCGATGAACAAAGCGGCGAAAAAGATGAATGGTTCTATGAAGACGGCTTAAAAGATTACCTCGCCGGCGCTACCCAAGGTTGGGAAACCTTACCCGAGTTACCCTTCGTGGGTGACTTCAGCGGCAAAACCGAAGCGGTTAACTGGGCCGTGCAATGGTTGCCGGAAGGTGGCGAATTAATTCAGGAAAGTTACGTCAACCTGATTCCGACAGCGCAAGGCGGAACCCACGTTAATGGTTTGCGTACCGGTTTACTTGATGCTATGCGTGAGTACTGCGAATTCCGCAACCTTATTCCTCGCGGTGTGAAACTCGCACCGGAAGATATCTGGAACAACTGTTGTTATGTGCTTTCGTTTAAACTGGCCGACCCACAATTTTCCGGCCAAACCAAAGAGCGTTTAACCTCGCGCGAAGCCGCTGCGTTTGTCTCCGGCATTGCTAAGGATGCATTTGCACTCTGGTTAAACCAGCACACCGAGGAAGGCGATAAACTCGCCGACCTCTGCATCAACAATGCGCAAAAACGTGTGCGCTCCAGCAAAAAAATCGCGCGTAAAAAAGTGACCCAAGGCCCGGCTTTGCCCGGCAAGCTGGCGGATTGTTCCAGTGGCGATCCTTCGCGCAGCGAATTATTCCTGGTGGAAGGTGACTCAGCCGGTGGCTCCGCCAAACAAGCGCGCGACCGCGAATTCCAGGCCATCATGCCGCTGCGCGGAAAAATCCTGAACACCTGGGAAGTGAACTCCGAAGAAATCCTCTCCAGTCAGGAAGTGCACGATATTTCCGTCGCTATCGGCCTCGATCCCGGTGCAGAAGATTTAACCGAGCTGCGTTATCACAAAATCTGCATCCTCGCCGATGCTGACTCCGACGGCTTACACATCGCCACCTTGTTATGCGCGCTGTTCGTCAAACATTTTCCTGCCCTCGTGAAAAACGGCCACGTCTTCGTCGCCATGCCGCCGCTCTATCGCATCGACATCGGCAAAGATGTGTATTACGCGCTGGATGAAAGCGAGAAAAAAGGCGTGCTCGACCGCCTCGCCGCCGAAAACAAAAAAGGCAAGGTCAACGTACAACGCTTCAAAGGCCTCGGCGAAATGAACCCGCTGCAACTACGCGAAACCACCATGGCCGTTGATACCCGCCGCCTGGTGCAACTCACCATCGAGGATGGCGACGAGACGCATCAGATGATGGACATGATGCTCGCGAAAAAGCGTGCGGGTGATCGTAAGAATTGGTTGGAGGAGAAGGGGAATTTGGCGGAGATTGCGGTGTAG
- the radA gene encoding DNA repair protein RadA, whose product MATKTKSAFVCNDCGAEYSKWQGQCTECGVWNSLSEVRLGPTPSNRSAKFQGYAGAAAGGNVQTLAEISLTDLPRFSSGTGEFDRVLGGGFVPGSVVLIGGNPGAGKSTLLLQTLCSLARTMSALYITGEESLQQVAMRAQRLGLPTDKLQMLSETSVETICATAQKVAPKVMVIDSIQVMHMEDITSAPGSVSQVRESAAYLTRFAKQTGTVLILVGHVTKDGSLAGPKVLEHMIDCSILLEGDNDSRFRTLRGNKNRFGAVNELGVFAMTEQGMREVNNPSAIFLQRAEDVSSGSVVMVMWEGTRPLLIEIQALVDDSHLGNPRRVAVGMDQNRLSMLLAVLHRHGGIMVGDQDVFVNVVGGVRVMETSADLAVLVAIVSSFRDRALPEDLMVFGEVGLSGEIRPVPSGQERLREAAKHGFKKAIVPYANAPREKNPGIEVIAVKNLQEALDAL is encoded by the coding sequence GTGGCAACGAAAACCAAAAGTGCATTTGTGTGTAACGATTGCGGTGCTGAATACAGCAAATGGCAGGGCCAGTGTACGGAATGCGGTGTGTGGAATAGTCTATCGGAAGTGCGGTTGGGACCAACTCCGAGTAATCGTTCTGCCAAGTTCCAGGGTTACGCCGGCGCAGCGGCTGGTGGCAATGTGCAGACGTTGGCGGAAATCAGTTTGACTGATCTGCCACGTTTCAGCAGTGGTACTGGTGAATTTGATCGCGTATTGGGTGGCGGTTTTGTACCTGGATCGGTGGTGTTAATCGGTGGGAATCCTGGTGCTGGCAAGTCGACTTTATTGCTGCAAACACTGTGCAGCCTCGCGCGGACTATGTCCGCACTTTACATCACTGGCGAAGAATCGCTTCAACAAGTAGCCATGCGCGCCCAGCGTCTCGGTTTGCCCACTGACAAATTACAAATGCTCAGCGAAACCAGTGTGGAAACCATTTGCGCGACTGCGCAAAAAGTCGCGCCCAAGGTGATGGTGATCGATTCGATCCAGGTAATGCATATGGAAGATATTACTTCCGCACCTGGCTCGGTGTCGCAAGTGCGCGAGAGCGCGGCTTATCTCACACGCTTTGCGAAACAAACCGGCACTGTGTTGATTCTCGTGGGGCACGTAACCAAAGATGGTTCGCTGGCCGGTCCGAAAGTATTGGAGCACATGATCGACTGTTCGATATTGCTAGAGGGCGACAACGATTCGCGCTTCAGGACTTTACGCGGTAATAAAAATCGTTTTGGTGCCGTGAATGAACTGGGTGTATTTGCCATGACCGAACAGGGCATGCGCGAAGTGAATAATCCCTCGGCGATTTTTTTGCAGCGCGCGGAGGATGTGTCATCCGGTTCGGTAGTGATGGTGATGTGGGAAGGTACTCGCCCGCTGCTAATAGAAATCCAGGCGTTGGTGGATGACAGTCATCTTGGTAATCCGCGCCGTGTGGCGGTGGGGATGGATCAAAATCGGTTGTCCATGTTGCTAGCCGTTTTGCATCGCCACGGCGGCATTATGGTTGGCGATCAGGATGTATTTGTGAATGTGGTCGGCGGTGTGCGGGTGATGGAAACCAGTGCGGACCTCGCCGTGTTGGTGGCGATTGTTTCCAGCTTTCGCGACCGCGCCTTGCCGGAAGACCTGATGGTGTTTGGTGAGGTCGGTCTCTCTGGTGAAATTCGTCCGGTGCCGAGTGGTCAGGAGCGTCTGCGCGAGGCGGCAAAGCACGGTTTTAAAAAAGCCATTGTGCCTTACGCCAACGCCCCGCGCGAAAAAAATCCCGGCATTGAAGTCATTGCCGTTAAAAATTTACAGGAAGCTCTGGACGCGTTGTAG